The sequence AAACGCTTTAGCGCCGATGGTAGTTGGACGATAGGTCCTGTGAGAGTAGGTCGTCGCCAGGTTATATGCCCGCACTTAGTGAAAGCTGAGTGCGGGCTTTTTTTGTGTCCAGTTTTAAGGGTGGGGACGATACGGGTTTCACTGTGTAGGCAGAGAATCTGCGTAGGTGTGGGTATTGATAGTTGATTTTCATTAATGAAAGGGAGGATGTCTCGATAGTTCTATGAGTCTGGCTATGTGTAGGCGTGACGCCAATCATATTGACGAAACAGCAAATTATTGTCGTGATCGCCAAAGCGCTTTACAGTTAGGTCTATAGGTAAAACCCCACACATTGAATAATACATGGATCCCAGAGAGGTTAGAACAGTCCAGGATGCAAAACGCATCATTGAAGAGCGCGATATCAAACACGTAAAAGTCGGACTGTTTGATATAGATGGTGTCATGCGTGGCAAGTACATGAGCCGAAAAAAGTTTTTCTCTTCCTTGGAAGATGGCTTTGCTTTTTGTGATGTCGTCTTGGGTTGGGACTCTAACGACCAGCTTTACGAGAATGTAGATATCAAGTTCACAGGCTGGCACACTGGCTACCCGGACGCTCCTGTACGCATTATCCCAGAAAGCTGCCGTGAGATTCCCTTCGAGCCGGACACCTTGTTGTTTCTCTGTGAGTTTGAACAAGAGGCAGCTAAATTGTGTCCACGTAATCTGCTAGGGCGTATTTTGGAGCGCGCCTCTGGCCTGGGCTTCGAGGTTTCAGCTGCGTTTGAATATGAATTTTTCATGTTCAACGAGACGCCGGACAGTGTTAGAGAAAAAGGCTACCAGAATCTGACACCGATCACTCCCGGATTCTTTGGTTATTCCATGTTGAGAAACTCCGTGCATGCTGAGCTTTATCACGACCTGCTTAATTTCTGTGAGGAAATGGACATGCCCATTGAGGGCTTACACACCGAGACAGGTCCAGGTGTGTTAGAGGCTGCGTTGTACGTGGACGCCGCACGTGAAGCTGCGGATAAAGCGGCCCTGTTCAAAACTTTTGTGAAAGCCTGGGCGCAGCGCCGTGAAATGATGGCTACCTTCATGGCAAAATGGTCTAATGACTATCCTGGCCAGTCCGGCCATATTCACATGTCTCTGAATTACCAGGATGGTTCAGGCTCTGCATTCCACGACCCGACCCAGCCGATGAATATGAGCAAGATCCAGCGCCATTTTGTGGCTGGGCAGCAGCAGCTCATGCCCGAACTCACCGCCATGATTGCACAAACAGTGAATTCTTACTCGCGTATGATTCCTGGATTTTGGGCGCCTACTGATGCCACTTGGGCGTGTGAAAATAGGACCACCGCATTGCGTGTGATACCCGGCTCAGCAAAATCGCAGCGGGTGGAATTCCGCCTCGGCTCAGCAGATGCCAACCCTTACATCGCCTTGGCTGCATCACTGGCTGCAGGGCTCTATGGGATAGAAAATGAGTTGGAACCGGGAGATAGGGTAGAGGGTAATGCCTATGCCCTGAAGCATCCAGAGTATCTTGCTCTGCCGCTTAATTTGAACGAGGCGGCTGAGGTTCTTCGAGGCTCAGAGGCTGCCCGCCAGTTATTTGGCGATGCCTTTGTTGAGCACTACGCCTCAACCCGTGAGTGGGAGTTCAATGAATTCCGCAAGCATATCACGGACTGGGAAATGCAACGCTACTTTGAAATCATCTAACAAATCATGAGTAATCGATTGGAAACGGTATCACCGATAGACGGCAGCACTTACGTCACACGGGATTACGCCACGCTTGAAGAGATCAGCAAGGCTCTTGCCCTCGCCGCCTCAGCCCAGAAAAGCTGGAAACAAACATCCATTGCGGAGCGTGTGGACGTTTGTAATAGAATGGTGGATGCCTTTATCGCAAAAAAGGACAGTATTGCAGAGGAAATCTCCTGGATGATGGGGCGACCCATTCGCTATGCCGCTGGGGAGGTTGCTGGCTTCGAGGAGCGCGCTCGCTACATGAGTGGAATCGCGGAAGCTTCTTTGGCCCCAGTTACCGTACCTGACAAGGAAGGCTTTAGCCGATACATCACGAAGGAGGCGCTCGGCGTGGTTTTTGTGATCGCGCCTTGGAACTATCCTTATCTGACTTCGGTGAATGCTATTGTTCCTGCGATCCTTGCGGGTAATACGGTGCTTCTTAAGCATTCAGCTCAGACGCCTCTGTGCGCTGAACGTATTCAGGAAGCCTTTGCAGAAGCGGGTCTTCCAGAGGGTGTATTCCAGTACTTGCATCTCTCGCATGCTGATACCGAGGAAGTGATCAAGGCTCCTGAAGTGCGTCACGTTTGTTTCACAGGTTCGGTTCCGGGTGGGGCCATGGTACAACGCGCTGCCGCGGGCAGATTTATTGGCACGGGTCTGGAGCTTGGCGGTAAAGATCCAGCCTACGTGAGGGCGGATGCTGATCTTAACCAGGCTGTGGAAACCACTGTCGACGGCGCATTTTTTAATTCCGGTCAGTCCTGTTGTGGCATCGAGCGCATCTATGTACATGAGGACATCCATGATGCTTTTGTCGAAAAAGCGGTGGCTTTGGCTAAGCAATACAAGCTCGGTAGATCTGATGATCCTGAGACGACACTAGGTCCTATGGTTCGTGCTAGTGCTGCAGACTTTGTTAGAGAACAAATCGCCGAAGCTGTGCAGCAAGGAGCAACTGCTCACATTGATC is a genomic window of Rubritalea squalenifaciens DSM 18772 containing:
- a CDS encoding aldehyde dehydrogenase family protein, which translates into the protein MSNRLETVSPIDGSTYVTRDYATLEEISKALALAASAQKSWKQTSIAERVDVCNRMVDAFIAKKDSIAEEISWMMGRPIRYAAGEVAGFEERARYMSGIAEASLAPVTVPDKEGFSRYITKEALGVVFVIAPWNYPYLTSVNAIVPAILAGNTVLLKHSAQTPLCAERIQEAFAEAGLPEGVFQYLHLSHADTEEVIKAPEVRHVCFTGSVPGGAMVQRAAAGRFIGTGLELGGKDPAYVRADADLNQAVETTVDGAFFNSGQSCCGIERIYVHEDIHDAFVEKAVALAKQYKLGRSDDPETTLGPMVRASAADFVREQIAEAVQQGATAHIDRADFSMDEKGSAYMAPQILTGVNHGMRVMTEESFGPVVGIQKVSSDVEAITLMNDSEFGLTASVFSTDIDTAVKIGEQIDTGTFFVNRCDYLDPALAWTGVKNSGCGCTLSSIGFDHLTRPKSFHIKQTI
- a CDS encoding glutamine synthetase family protein; this translates as MDPREVRTVQDAKRIIEERDIKHVKVGLFDIDGVMRGKYMSRKKFFSSLEDGFAFCDVVLGWDSNDQLYENVDIKFTGWHTGYPDAPVRIIPESCREIPFEPDTLLFLCEFEQEAAKLCPRNLLGRILERASGLGFEVSAAFEYEFFMFNETPDSVREKGYQNLTPITPGFFGYSMLRNSVHAELYHDLLNFCEEMDMPIEGLHTETGPGVLEAALYVDAAREAADKAALFKTFVKAWAQRREMMATFMAKWSNDYPGQSGHIHMSLNYQDGSGSAFHDPTQPMNMSKIQRHFVAGQQQLMPELTAMIAQTVNSYSRMIPGFWAPTDATWACENRTTALRVIPGSAKSQRVEFRLGSADANPYIALAASLAAGLYGIENELEPGDRVEGNAYALKHPEYLALPLNLNEAAEVLRGSEAARQLFGDAFVEHYASTREWEFNEFRKHITDWEMQRYFEII